One segment of Eretmochelys imbricata isolate rEreImb1 chromosome 5, rEreImb1.hap1, whole genome shotgun sequence DNA contains the following:
- the HINT1 gene encoding adenosine 5'-monophosphoramidase HINT1: MADEIRKAQAARPGGETIFGKIIRKEIPAKIIFEDERCLAFHDISPQAPTHFLVVPKKPIVQLSEAEDSDESLLGHLMIVGKKCAAELGLTKGYRMVVNEGPDGGQSVYHVHLHVLGGRQLGWPPG; encoded by the exons ATGGCCGACGAGATCCGGAAGGCGCAGGCCGCGCGGCCCGGCGGGGAAACCATCTTCGGGAAGATCATCCGCAAGGAGATCCCGGCCAAAATCATCTTCGAGGACGagcgg TGCCTTGCGTTCCATGACATTTCACCTCAAGCTCCAACGCatttcctagtggttcctaagAAGCCAATTGTCCAATTATCTGAAGCAGAAGATTCAGATGAATCT CTTCTTGGACATCTAATGATTGTTGGCAAGAAGTGTGCTGCTGAATTGGGCTTGACCAAGGGATACCGAATGGTCGTGAATGAAGGGCCAGATGGTGGGCAGTCTGTCTATCATGTACATCTCCATGTTCTTGGTGGACGTCAGTTGGGCTGGCCTCCTGGCTAA